From a single Papaver somniferum cultivar HN1 unplaced genomic scaffold, ASM357369v1 unplaced-scaffold_19, whole genome shotgun sequence genomic region:
- the LOC113338336 gene encoding replication protein A 70 kDa DNA-binding subunit A-like isoform X1, giving the protein MRELTLENLRNTGMRIKVTLWGDSISELTRNLEAHVLNPRPVVAVVAGVYVKQYFGKASLSSTNATKIYFDLDIPEVLHIRERSSHRTPPHEITIPVRVSYNQAAKSIGDTTMSISQLLEAKWESGYNMLNRKVCRAKDFGISTEKGWYYLGCNNCTTKLVGNTRDHWCPSCKVQVYEPVPRYLLRLEVEDSSGTAFFVAMDSEVQKIVQLPALDAVAKGEFTHKTMCKATATQMIKSWYYLSCTNCNHGVMDCYGELWCS; this is encoded by the exons ATGCGTGAGCTAACACTGGAAAACTTAAG AAACACTGGTATGAGGATTAAGGTCACACTATGGGGTGATTCCATTTCTGAGCTTACCAGGAACCTTGAAGCGCATGTACTTAATCCGCGTCCTGTTGTAGCTGTTGTTGCTGGTGTCTATGTCAAGCAATATTTTG GAAAGGCGTCGCTCTCTTCAACCAATGCGACAAAAATTTACTTTGACCTCGATATTCCAGAAGTCTTACATATTAGAGAAAG GTCTTCCCACCGAACACCGCCGCATGAAATCACAATCCCGGTGAGAGTTAGTTACAATCAGGCAGCTAAATCCATTGGCGACACTACCATGTCAATTTCCCAATTGCTGGAAGCAAAGTGGGAATCTGGATACAAT ATGCTAAACAGAAAAGTCTGTCGTGCCAAGGATTTTGGTATTTCCACTGAGAAAGGCTGGTATTACCTGGGCTGCAACAACTGCACAACTAAGTTGGTTGGAAACACAAGGGACCATTGGTGCCCTAGCTGCAAGGTCCAAGTATACGAACCGGTTCCCAG ATACCTTCTAAGATTGGAAGTCGAAGATTCATCGGGCACCGCATTTTTTGTTGCCATGGACAGCGAAGTCCAAAAAATTGTCCAGCTACCAGCTTTGGATGCTGTTGCTAAGGGAGAG TTTACGCACAAAACAATGTGCAAAGCAACAGCCACTCaaatgataaagagttggtaCTACTTAAGTTGCACCAATTGCAATCACGGGGTGATGGATTGTTACGGTGAACTTTGGTGCTCTTAA
- the LOC113338336 gene encoding uncharacterized protein LOC113338336 isoform X2 → MRELTLENLRNLEAHVLNPRPVVAVVAGVYVKQYFGKASLSSTNATKIYFDLDIPEVLHIRERSSHRTPPHEITIPVRVSYNQAAKSIGDTTMSISQLLEAKWESGYNMLNRKVCRAKDFGISTEKGWYYLGCNNCTTKLVGNTRDHWCPSCKVQVYEPVPRYLLRLEVEDSSGTAFFVAMDSEVQKIVQLPALDAVAKGEFTHKTMCKATATQMIKSWYYLSCTNCNHGVMDCYGELWCS, encoded by the exons ATGCGTGAGCTAACACTGGAAAACTTAAG GAACCTTGAAGCGCATGTACTTAATCCGCGTCCTGTTGTAGCTGTTGTTGCTGGTGTCTATGTCAAGCAATATTTTG GAAAGGCGTCGCTCTCTTCAACCAATGCGACAAAAATTTACTTTGACCTCGATATTCCAGAAGTCTTACATATTAGAGAAAG GTCTTCCCACCGAACACCGCCGCATGAAATCACAATCCCGGTGAGAGTTAGTTACAATCAGGCAGCTAAATCCATTGGCGACACTACCATGTCAATTTCCCAATTGCTGGAAGCAAAGTGGGAATCTGGATACAAT ATGCTAAACAGAAAAGTCTGTCGTGCCAAGGATTTTGGTATTTCCACTGAGAAAGGCTGGTATTACCTGGGCTGCAACAACTGCACAACTAAGTTGGTTGGAAACACAAGGGACCATTGGTGCCCTAGCTGCAAGGTCCAAGTATACGAACCGGTTCCCAG ATACCTTCTAAGATTGGAAGTCGAAGATTCATCGGGCACCGCATTTTTTGTTGCCATGGACAGCGAAGTCCAAAAAATTGTCCAGCTACCAGCTTTGGATGCTGTTGCTAAGGGAGAG TTTACGCACAAAACAATGTGCAAAGCAACAGCCACTCaaatgataaagagttggtaCTACTTAAGTTGCACCAATTGCAATCACGGGGTGATGGATTGTTACGGTGAACTTTGGTGCTCTTAA
- the LOC113338336 gene encoding uncharacterized protein LOC113338336 isoform X3 gives MRELTLENLRNTGMRIKVTLWGDSISELTRNLEAHVLNPRPVVAVVAGVYVKQYFGKASLSSTNATKIYFDLDIPEVLHIRERSSHRTPPHEITIPVRVSYNQAAKSIGDTTMSISQLLEAKWESGYNMLNRKVCRAKDFGISTEKGWYYLGCNNCTTKLVGNTRDHWCPSCKIPSKIGSRRFIGHRIFCCHGQRSPKNCPATSFGCCC, from the exons ATGCGTGAGCTAACACTGGAAAACTTAAG AAACACTGGTATGAGGATTAAGGTCACACTATGGGGTGATTCCATTTCTGAGCTTACCAGGAACCTTGAAGCGCATGTACTTAATCCGCGTCCTGTTGTAGCTGTTGTTGCTGGTGTCTATGTCAAGCAATATTTTG GAAAGGCGTCGCTCTCTTCAACCAATGCGACAAAAATTTACTTTGACCTCGATATTCCAGAAGTCTTACATATTAGAGAAAG GTCTTCCCACCGAACACCGCCGCATGAAATCACAATCCCGGTGAGAGTTAGTTACAATCAGGCAGCTAAATCCATTGGCGACACTACCATGTCAATTTCCCAATTGCTGGAAGCAAAGTGGGAATCTGGATACAAT ATGCTAAACAGAAAAGTCTGTCGTGCCAAGGATTTTGGTATTTCCACTGAGAAAGGCTGGTATTACCTGGGCTGCAACAACTGCACAACTAAGTTGGTTGGAAACACAAGGGACCATTGGTGCCCTAGCTGCAAG ATACCTTCTAAGATTGGAAGTCGAAGATTCATCGGGCACCGCATTTTTTGTTGCCATGGACAGCGAAGTCCAAAAAATTGTCCAGCTACCAGCTTTGGATGCTGTTGCTAA
- the LOC113338630 gene encoding uncharacterized protein LOC113338630, with product MTCFKDYKDTIESPMMKVLQTYFEHANSLNTVWSIRDGEDPYLWDIRIHGDVITQLMNNEYLEEQVIRYYSYMLFKKRKNEENNVSFQQQYAECSFMRPDAWYFVKTRVNDGIAKFVEEFILNIPISVEKIVSSFKVKCKNQALIMAKACMPYLIKRHDQMKISPEIVDIKREPLIYKDIICKNVPEQGHHPDCLIFVCYYMKMSMKCQVREKWLKLKKKDAIKKSQQEKNKMQ from the exons ATGACATGTTTCAAAGATTACAAAGATACAATAGAATCACCCATGATGAAAGTACTGCAGACATACTTTGAGCATGCCAACAGCCT AAATACTGTTTGGAGTATCAGAGACGGAGAAGACCCGTACTTAtgggatattcggattcacggAGATGTAATAACGCAGCTAATGAACAATGAATACCTAGAAGAACAAGTTATACGCTATTACAGTTACATGTTGTTCAAGAAGCGGAAAAATGAAGAGAATAATGTGAGTTTTCAACAGCAGTATGCGGAGTGTTCATTCATGAGgccagatgcttgg TACTTTGTTAAAACTAGGGTCAATGATGGGATTGCCAAATTTGTTGAAGAATTCATCTTGAATATCCCTATCTCAGTTGAGAAAAT TGTTTCAAGCTTTAAAGTTAAATGCAAGAATCAAGCTctgataatggcaaaggcttgtaTGCCTTATTTGATCAAAAGACATGACCAAATGAAGATATCTCCAGAAATTGTGGATATAAAGAGGGAACCTCTTATATACAAGGATATTATTTGCAAGAAtgttcctgaacaaggtcatcacccagactgcctcatatttgtatgctacTATATGAAGATGAGTATGAAATGTCAAGTCAGAGAGAAATGGCTGAAGTTGAAAAAGAAAGATGCAATAAAaaaaagccaacaagaaaagaATAAGATGCAATAA